The nucleotide window GCTTGAATCAAGACCCGTTTTCGAATGAAAAGGAAATTGGCAGGCTGAGAAGGTTTTATGTAAGGAAGGCGTATAGGAGACACGGGATCGGAAGCCTTCTGGTAAAAAGGATCATGGATGAAGCGAATAAACATTATAAGGTTCTGGTGCTTCATACTGACACGGAACAGGGGGATCTATTTTATTGTTCCATTGGGTTTTCGAAGAGTGACCGGTATCCCAATTCAAGTCACTATATTGATTGCAAGCAGCAACAGGCTCAGAGTTAATGCTCTGGGCTTTTTTTACATGTAAGACTTCTATGTTTCGCCTGACATTATCGTGGGAAGAGGGAACTATTGTTATAGGATTGGAGGAATCGGAAATGGCGAAAACGATTTTCATCACGGGTGCCGGGAGCGGTCTTGGCCGAGGAGCGTCTCTGGGCCTGGCGAAAAAGGGTCACCGTGTGATTGCGACGACGGAGCTGACTTCGCAGAAGACGGATTTGATGCGAGAGGCTGAGGATCTTGGACTTGATATGGAAGTGTTCAAGCTTGATATAACCAATGCGCGGGATCGTGAACAGATCCGTGAATATGATTTTGATGTGTTTGTCGCGAATGCGGCGATCAATGAGGGCGGACCGCTGGCCGAGGTGCCGATGGATCGGATCCGCGCGCTTTTTGAAGTGAACGTGTTTGCCACGCTTGAAACGGTGCAAATCGCAGCGCGAAAGCTGGTGGAGAAAGGCAGCGGGAAAATCATTTTCATGAGCTCGATGGCTGGCATATCGGCTACGCCTTATGTTGGACCTTATACGGCTACCAAGCATGCAATTGAAGGAATCGCGCAAACAATGAAGTCAGAGCTTGCGGAATTCAATGTGAAAGTGGCGACGATTAACCCTGGAGCATTTGAAACGGGCTTCAATAAGCGTGCAGCTGAGGAGAAATGGAAGTGGTACGATGAGGAGAAGAATTTTACCAGGAAAGAGGATATGGAAAAGCAGGAAGAAGGACTGAAGGATCAGTTTGATCCTGAGGACATGATCGCAAAAATGGTTGAGGTCATTCCTGCCGACCATCATAAATTCCGGACGGTCTATCCAGAGGAGACGGAAAAGCAGCTTAAAAAGACGCAAGAAGAGAGATGGACGATGGACATCTGACAGTGGAGACAAAGCCTGGCATTTGTTTGAGTGCCAGGCTTTTTACTGCTCTGAGACGTCCAAAGATTCCAAGTGTATTGATTTTTTGTTGTGGTATAGCTGTAATAGACGAAAAATAATGAGGAGGGGAGCAAATGACGAAATCAAATGAACGATTGAAAAGGCAGGATGTGGATCAAGAACAGACATGGGATTTGACGGCTCTTTTTGAAACGAGAGAGGACTGGGAGAGGGAACTGAAGGCTGTCAAGGAAGATTTGCCGAAAGTTACTCAATATAAGGGGAAGCTTGGGAATAGTGCAGCTGAACTGCTCGAATGCCTTGAGGCAAGAGAGAAGCTGTTGGAGCGTCTTAACCTTGTCTCGATGTATGCAGATTTGCGGCAATCGGTTGACCATTCCGATTCTGAAAGGCAGAAGGATGCGGCTTTCGCAAGTGATGCCCAGTCGATTGTCAATGCGGAGCTGGCTTTTGCAGAGACGGAAATCATCAAGCTTCCGAAAGGGAAACTAGAGAGTTTTTTAAATGAGGAGCCAGGATTAGACCCTTTCAAAAAGTATTTAAGCGACCTGCAGGATCGGAAGCAGTATGCACTTAGTGAGGAAACGGAGGGAACGCTGGCAGCTCTCGGTTCATTGTTCAGTTCGCCTTACAATATTTATAATCGCGGCAAATTGTCTGATATGCAATTCGTTCCTTTTATTGATGATGAGGAAAATGAAATTCCTTTATCTTTTGCTTTGTATGCAGGAAAATATGCCTCATCACCTTCCAGCACGGTAAGGCGGAATTCATATGAATCTTTTAACAAGACCTTGAACCGTTATAAACATACCTTTGCTGCAACCTACGCAACCCAGGTGAATCAAGAAGTGACCATGGCCAGGCTAAGGAATTATGAGTCTGCCACGGCAATGCTTCTGCATGATCAGCAGGTCACCCAGGAGATGTACGATAACCAGCTGGATGTCATTCAGAAAGAATTGGCTCCGCATATGAGGCGCTATGCAAATTTAAAAAAGCGTGTCTTAGGCCTGGAAAAGATGAAAAACGCCGATCTTAAAGCCCCTTTGGACCCGGATTATAAAATAGAGACTAGCTACGAGGAAGCGGCTGAAACAGTGAAAGAAGCGTTAGAAATAATGGGGCCAGAGTACAGCGAGATGATCAAGATGGCTTTTTCCGAGAGATGGGTTGATTATGCGGACAATGTAGGGAAAAGTACGGGTGCTTTTTGCTCGAGTCCATATGGCGCACATCCATACGTTTTGATGACATGGCCAGATACGATGCGCGGCGCATTCACACTCGCCCATGAATTGGGCCATGCCGGCCATTTTTACCTGGCAGGTAAAAATCAGAGGATGACGAACACCCGCCCCTCTAGGTACTTTATCGAAGCGCCGTCAACGATGAACGAGATGCTTCTTGGAAATCATTTATTGAAAAACACAAACGACACTCGTAAAAGGCGCTGGGTCATCCTGCAGTTATTGGGGACATATTATCATAATTTTGTTACCCACCTGCTTGAGGGAGAGCTCCAACGCAGGGTATACAATCTGGCCGAAAAGGGAGAACCGTTGACAGCAGATTTATTATCCAAGTTAAAATTGGAGGTTTTGAAAAATTTCTGGGGAAATTCTGTTGAAATGGATGAAGGAGCCGGCCTGACCTGGATGCATCAGCCACACTACTATATGGGCTTATATCCATATACGTATTCTGCCGGATTAACCATCTCCACGCTGGTTTCCCGGCAAATACTTGAAGAAGGCAAGCCGGCAGTGGAAAAATGGCTCGAAGTGTTGAAGGCTGGAGGTACGATGAAGCCATTGGACTTAATCAAAAAGGCAGGAGTCGACATGTCCAGGCCGGAACCAATCCATGAGGCAGTTGAATATGTCGGTAAGCTCATCACCGAGCTGGAAGAAAGCTACGAGCAGTAACTGCATGAAAACAGCCGAATCCGGGAAGGATCCGGCTGTTCATACATATTAGTCTGTCGTGATAAATGCATCGATTCCCTGGCTTTCAATCTGCTTGATCAGAGTTTCTGCATTTTCACGATTCGAAAAGGCCCCAGCTTGTACACGGTACCAGGTCTCGCCTGAAATCTCATCAGTTGTTACGAAGCTTTCAAACCTTTTTGCTTTCAGGTCTGCGGCTAGCTGATCAGCATTCGATCTATCCTTAAAAGAACCGGCAATCACTTTGTGTAGAGATTGTACGCTATCGGTCGCTGATTCTTCCCGATCGACATTATCCTTCGGTGTCAGATTGGATGCTTTCGCAATGCCATTGGCATGTCCCCGGGCAACATCGCGTCGCCAGGATTCCTGCTTCATGAGGGCGGCATCCTGGGCATTATCGATAAAGCCGTTTTCTGAGAGCATGGCATCCATCTTTGATTCTCGTAGAACATGAAAATCGGCATTCTTCTTGCCGCGGTCATTGAGCTGGTTCAGTTTCATGACTTCAGTGTGGATGGTATCGCGGTAATTCGCGGTTGATGAATTATTTGAAAGGCTGCTATAGATATAATCCTCGTACCCGCTGGCTGAACCATTGTCAGAGTTTATGTGGATCGACAGATAAAAATCAGCATCCCATGAATTGGCTTCATCAGTACGCTGAACCAGACTTTTCGTGACATCGCCTGTCCTGCTCATCCTGATTTCAACGTTTTTATAGTTATTTTCCAGTATTGAACGGAGTTTAAGCGCAATATCGAGGGTCAAATCCTTTTCACGGAGACCATTTCCCTGCGCGCCAGGATCCGAGCCGCCGTGGCCAGGATCTAAATATAGTTTCATCAAACTCCCTCCTTTATAATTTGCTTTCCATATAGGATATGCTGGGGAAATGTATTGGTAAGGGTGCCTGTCTTGGGAAGAGGGTAGTTTTTCTTTTTTACTGGAACCTTTGATGTTTGAAATCGTAGAACTTAGTAAGTCTGATTAATGGGGTGGAAGATGAAAACTCAGCTAAATGCGAAAAATGAGAAGGACCGGGACTCAGATTTGAAAAAGGTAATGAATATAATCGGTCTATTCATATTTGGAGGGCTAGTACTGACAAGTATCACTAACCCAATGCCAGTCGGGTACCTTAAAGAATATTTGCTTTTCATCGCGGGCAGTGCCTTTATTTATTATGTTCTGCTGAACATCTATTTCATCGGAGG belongs to Mesobacillus sp. AQ2 and includes:
- a CDS encoding GNAT family N-acetyltransferase, which gives rise to MIEREGDLIGKYEIKQINNLLDIELDDLVTESKQEGFRFVERLINDYKYGSNTFSDAGEGLFGVFSEEGTLIAIGGLNQDPFSNEKEIGRLRRFYVRKAYRRHGIGSLLVKRIMDEANKHYKVLVLHTDTEQGDLFYCSIGFSKSDRYPNSSHYIDCKQQQAQS
- a CDS encoding SDR family oxidoreductase, which translates into the protein MAKTIFITGAGSGLGRGASLGLAKKGHRVIATTELTSQKTDLMREAEDLGLDMEVFKLDITNARDREQIREYDFDVFVANAAINEGGPLAEVPMDRIRALFEVNVFATLETVQIAARKLVEKGSGKIIFMSSMAGISATPYVGPYTATKHAIEGIAQTMKSELAEFNVKVATINPGAFETGFNKRAAEEKWKWYDEEKNFTRKEDMEKQEEGLKDQFDPEDMIAKMVEVIPADHHKFRTVYPEETEKQLKKTQEERWTMDI
- the pepF gene encoding oligoendopeptidase F, translated to MTKSNERLKRQDVDQEQTWDLTALFETREDWERELKAVKEDLPKVTQYKGKLGNSAAELLECLEAREKLLERLNLVSMYADLRQSVDHSDSERQKDAAFASDAQSIVNAELAFAETEIIKLPKGKLESFLNEEPGLDPFKKYLSDLQDRKQYALSEETEGTLAALGSLFSSPYNIYNRGKLSDMQFVPFIDDEENEIPLSFALYAGKYASSPSSTVRRNSYESFNKTLNRYKHTFAATYATQVNQEVTMARLRNYESATAMLLHDQQVTQEMYDNQLDVIQKELAPHMRRYANLKKRVLGLEKMKNADLKAPLDPDYKIETSYEEAAETVKEALEIMGPEYSEMIKMAFSERWVDYADNVGKSTGAFCSSPYGAHPYVLMTWPDTMRGAFTLAHELGHAGHFYLAGKNQRMTNTRPSRYFIEAPSTMNEMLLGNHLLKNTNDTRKRRWVILQLLGTYYHNFVTHLLEGELQRRVYNLAEKGEPLTADLLSKLKLEVLKNFWGNSVEMDEGAGLTWMHQPHYYMGLYPYTYSAGLTISTLVSRQILEEGKPAVEKWLEVLKAGGTMKPLDLIKKAGVDMSRPEPIHEAVEYVGKLITELEESYEQ
- a CDS encoding N-acetylmuramoyl-L-alanine amidase, giving the protein MKLYLDPGHGGSDPGAQGNGLREKDLTLDIALKLRSILENNYKNVEIRMSRTGDVTKSLVQRTDEANSWDADFYLSIHINSDNGSASGYEDYIYSSLSNNSSTANYRDTIHTEVMKLNQLNDRGKKNADFHVLRESKMDAMLSENGFIDNAQDAALMKQESWRRDVARGHANGIAKASNLTPKDNVDREESATDSVQSLHKVIAGSFKDRSNADQLAADLKAKRFESFVTTDEISGETWYRVQAGAFSNRENAETLIKQIESQGIDAFITTD